One genomic segment of Synchiropus splendidus isolate RoL2022-P1 chromosome 16, RoL_Sspl_1.0, whole genome shotgun sequence includes these proteins:
- the si:ch211-10a23.2 gene encoding galectin-related protein A-like — MEEKDKTENEGYTGEIKGGLRPSMKLVVMGIVNKKPKSIEVIVSSRPEEEDAEPDVGLQLKVTFRDKAIHRNARLAGKWGLAEKTMSFFPFAPGEAFKMEIVCEHQQFRILVDGQPLCGFTHRLFPLASLTALRVFGDLELTKVA, encoded by the exons ATGGAAGAAAAGGACAAGACAGAAAAT GAGGGCTACACCGGAGAGATAAAGGGCGGCCTGCGGCCTTCCATGAAACTCGTTGTGATGGGAATTGTTAACAAAAAACCCAAGAG CATCGAGGTGATAGTGTCCAGCCGTCCCGAGGAGGAGGACGCAGAACCAGATGTGGGCCTTCAGCTGAAAGTCACCTTCAGAGATAAGGCCATTCACCGCAACGCTCGTCTGGCGGGAAAGTGGGGTCTCGCCGAAAAGACCATGTCCTTCTTCCCGTTCGCACCAGGAGAAGCATTTAAG ATGGAGATTGTGTGTGAGCATCAGCAGTTCCGCATCCTGGTGGACGGGCAGCCGCTGTGTGGCTTCACGCATAGACTCTTTCCTCTGGCCTCCCTCACTGCTCTGCGCGTGTTTGGAGACCTGGAGCTCACCAAGGTGGCCTAA
- the plek2 gene encoding pleckstrin-2 yields the protein MDSNRTTVLREGFLVKRGHLVHNWKARWFVLMPDKLLYYKYEGGKRDSCQRGKVMLKDCEVTCPYLEYESRPLVFKVKTKSCVEHFLEACSREERDDWAADITAAVDRLRSARHADTPINHHEAKLHNIDLTKVLDSMYDVHSGINMCNHVEQGCTYSNCFSGSAVVDWLVFMNLALNRAEAVTLASALLEEGFLRTVGHRSVEALRTAGLSELFVDDSTALYSFSDSLKKRGSVKVETSLSAVELSGSVVKRGFLMKQGHRRKNWKVRLFVLRSEPAFLHYYDPTKDDVSPVGGFSLHGCLVSSLEDNGVPSGVKGNIQGNLFKIITHTNTHYFIQAPTLQEKMDWIDAIKEQT from the exons atgGACTCCAACAGAACCACAGTGCTGAGAGAAGGGTTCCTGGTCAAACGG GGTCACCTGGTCCACAACTGGAAGGCTCGGTGGTTTGTGTTGATGCCTGACAAGCTGCTTTATTATAAATATGAAGGAGGGAAACGGGATTCATGTCAGCGAGGAAAGGTCATGCTGAAGGACTGCGAGGTCACGTGTCCTTATTTGGAGTATGAGAGTCGACCC CTGGTGTTCAAGGTGAAGACCAAAAGCTGTGTGGAGCATTTTCTGGAAGCCTGCTCCCGGGAGGAGCGCGATGACTGGGCCGCTGACATCACCGCCGCTGTAGACAGACTCCGCTCTGCTCGTCATGCTGACACGCCGATCAATCACCACGAGGCAAAGTTGCACAACATCGACCTGAC GAAAGTTCTGGACTCCATGTACGACGTCCACAGTGGGATCAACATGTGTAACCACGTGGAGCAGGGCTGCACCTACAGCAACTGTTTCTCAG ggtcGGCTgtggtggactggctggtctTCATGAACTTGGCTCTGAATCGGGCGGAAGCAGTGACTCTCGCCTCGGCTCTGCTGGAGGAGGGCTTCCTCAGAACCGTCGGCCATCGCAGCGTGGAGGCGCTTCGGACCGCCGGGCTCAGCGAGCTGTTTGTGGACGACTCGACGGCACTTTACAGCTTT TCTGACAGTCTAAAGAAGAGAGGGAGCGTGAAGGTGGAGACGTCCCTGTCAGCCGTGGAGCTGAGTGGAAGTGTGGTCAAAAGAGGTTTTCTGATGAAACAG GGACACCGGAGGAAGAACTGGAAGGTGCGCCTGTTTGTGCTGCGCTCGGAACCTGCTTTCCTTCACTACTATGACCCCACAAAG GATGACGTCAGCCCTGTAGGAGGCTTCTCCCTGCATGGTTGTCTGGTGTCATCACTGGAAGACAACGGCGTTCCGTCAG GGGTTAAAGGCAACATTCAGGGAAACCTGTTCAAAATCatcacccacacaaacacacactattTCATCCAAGCTCCAACTCTGCAGGAAAAGATGGACTGGATTGACGCAATAAAAGAGCAGACATAA